A section of the Gloeobacter violaceus PCC 7421 genome encodes:
- a CDS encoding P-II family nitrogen regulator, translating to MNKIEAIIQPSRLDAVEQALAAIGVQGMTVSRVEGFGRQRGHSVIFRGFGSAAQFLAKLKLEIVVPDEFTETVVERIVQAARTGSVGDGKIFVLPVTQAVRVRTGECDLEAVRFESPAVLIH from the coding sequence ATGAACAAAATCGAAGCGATCATCCAACCTTCCAGGCTCGACGCCGTCGAGCAGGCCCTGGCGGCCATCGGTGTGCAGGGCATGACCGTCAGCCGGGTTGAAGGCTTCGGCCGGCAGCGCGGCCATTCGGTGATCTTTCGGGGATTCGGGAGCGCCGCGCAGTTTCTTGCCAAGCTCAAACTCGAAATCGTCGTACCTGACGAATTCACCGAGACGGTTGTCGAGCGAATCGTACAGGCGGCACGCACCGGCAGCGTCGGCGACGGCAAAATCTTTGTGCTGCCTGTCACCCAGGCGGTGCGGGTGCGCACCGGCGAGTGCGACCTGGAGGCGGTCCGCTTCGAGAGTCCGGCAGTCCTGATTCACTGA
- a CDS encoding BolA family protein has product MNTAQKIAAILKSRLHASVVEIEDQSDRHAGHAGAAGGGGHYNVLIVSERFGGLPAIRRHRLVYEALAAEMGSAIHALSLRALAPDEWQASADRPQ; this is encoded by the coding sequence ATGAACACCGCCCAAAAAATTGCGGCGATCCTCAAAAGCCGGCTTCACGCCTCGGTGGTCGAAATCGAGGATCAGAGCGATCGCCACGCCGGACACGCCGGGGCGGCCGGGGGCGGTGGGCACTACAACGTGCTCATCGTCTCGGAGCGCTTCGGCGGTTTGCCTGCGATCCGCCGCCACCGGCTGGTCTACGAAGCGCTCGCCGCCGAGATGGGAAGCGCAATTCACGCCCTGTCGCTCAGGGCGCTCGCCCCCGACGAGTGGCAGGCTTCTGCAGACCGGCCTCAATAG
- a CDS encoding universal stress protein: MFTKILVALDQSSSNELVFEKAFALARLGGGSLMLMHVLSGDEDNSPGLVVPAITDFHPLSFDDETLAFYRREWERYEQLGRAMLQMFAERAAAVGVIAEFSQSAGSPGPQICQLARAWSADLIVTGRRGRRGISEMLLGSISNYVLHHAPCSVLVVTGAEDEDKPLPIEAGLQKPATRRGRAP, from the coding sequence ATGTTCACAAAAATCCTCGTCGCCCTAGATCAGTCTTCCAGCAACGAACTGGTCTTCGAGAAAGCCTTTGCCCTCGCCCGCCTCGGCGGAGGGTCGCTGATGCTGATGCACGTGCTGTCGGGGGACGAAGACAACAGCCCCGGCCTGGTCGTTCCGGCGATCACCGACTTCCATCCGCTCAGTTTCGACGACGAGACCCTGGCGTTTTATCGCCGGGAGTGGGAGCGCTACGAGCAGTTGGGGCGGGCGATGCTCCAGATGTTCGCCGAGCGGGCCGCCGCCGTCGGGGTCATTGCCGAATTTAGCCAGAGCGCCGGCAGCCCCGGCCCGCAGATCTGCCAGTTGGCCCGCGCCTGGAGCGCCGATTTGATCGTTACCGGGCGGCGGGGACGGCGCGGCATCAGCGAGATGCTTCTAGGCAGCATCAGCAACTACGTTCTGCACCACGCCCCCTGCTCGGTGCTGGTGGTTACCGGTGCGGAGGATGAGGACAAACCCTTGCCTATTGAGGCCGGTCTGCAGAAGCCTGCCACTCGTCGGGGGCGAGCGCCCTGA